Below is a genomic region from Castanea sativa cultivar Marrone di Chiusa Pesio chromosome 2, ASM4071231v1.
CAGGAACTAGCATTAGATCAGTTATCAAGTCCTTCCATTGTGTCTGAAAAGATAAATGTATGAACAATTTGAACTGAAGCCAAATAACCCAACTGCACTGAGAACAACGAGATATAACCTACTTGTTCTGTTCCTCTAAAAGCAACAACTAATCTTCTCCTTGCTATATCGCGCCAAATTGCAACCTGCAGTTCCCCATAATTTAGTGATTTACAGAATACAATTCCCAAAATCAAATATGACATTTCTCTACTTATATGGTTAAGAAAcacatttcattccattccattgaACTCAGAGAAATATAACAAGGAAAATGATTTCCTGGCTGAGAAATAAAAGCTCACCTGTGTGTCAGTGGATGCATTATCTAAGAAACATATTTTCTCAAATTCAGATTTAATAAAAGTAGAATGACCCAGTGAAGTGGCAAGCATCGTCCAGGCTTCCATGGCACTTTCTGCAGTTGAGAACAGTGCTTTCATCTCCTCAGCTCTCTTTTCATCCAATGCTAAGCCATTCTCTGAGCTGACAAGTTTCTCACTTGGGGAATATCCTACAACATTATCATCTTCCAGTTTGGTAGAAGCCTGTTCTTTTGTTTCATCCTTTCCTACAGAATTTCCATCCTTTAGTTGAGAAAATGTTGTATTCAGAAGCATTAATGCTCCTAAAACAGAATCAGTTTGCCCCATTATATCCtgtgttatttttttcatatctgGTATTGAAGACTTATCTGAGCTAATGCCTGAGCCACTCATTTTATCAATTTCACCATCCAAACTTTCTGGAGTTGCAAGCCCTGATTCAACATAACCTGCCTCTGCAATTTTTTGTGACTGTGAGCCAATTCTATTTAATAAGTCAAATCCCTCCCAATTTAATTTCTCAGGAACAGAGAGCCCAAGTTTCTGAACAACattttgattgatgacatcAGTCAAACTCTTCCAGAAAATTTTATCTGATTGCTCCGAGTTAACAACTGGTTCCAATGGTTCAAAGGGATGCCCATTCTCCATACCACCATTATCAACATGAAAATcctctatttctctctccttgTCGGAGCCTGTGTCACTAGAAGAGGCTTCCAGGTCTTCATCCATTGGTGAAGGCATGTCTGTATCATACTTGTCATCATTTGGAAACTGACCCTTCCAAAGATTTGCATCATTGAATGCCTTTAGCTGCCCAAAAGCATACTTTACAAACTGACGCGCTTGCACAGACTCTGTGCCCACAACCATTTTCAGAGCAGACTCAAAACCATTTTTCCGAAGAAATTCCATAACAAAGGGGACCCTCCACCATTTTTTGTCTTCTTCAATTTCATCAAAACTTTTGTACTTAACCTGAAACCTCACCACTAGAAAGAATAAGCCATAGACTTATTCAAAGAAAATACTAGTTCATGTTGATAAATAAAGCCTGCAGgattacaaacaaaaaaacagcaCATGAAGCCTTAAGAGTAACATCAATGAA
It encodes:
- the LOC142624625 gene encoding uncharacterized protein LOC142624625 isoform X4, with the translated sequence MGVAVWDANLVTPHKRMGNAGISLDCLCDGNLHEVMVELEGIGGGGKVQLEVKYKSFDEIEEDKKWWRVPFVMEFLRKNGFESALKMVVGTESVQARQFVKYAFGQLKAFNDANLWKGQFPNDDKYDTDMPSPMDEDLEASSSDTGSDKEREIEDFHVDNGGMENGHPFEPLEPVVNSEQSDKIFWKSLTDVINQNVVQKLGLSVPEKLNWEGFDLLNRIGSQSQKIAEAGYVESGLATPESLDGEIDKMSGSGISSDKSSIPDMKKITQDIMGQTDSVLGALMLLNTTFSQLKDGNSVGKDETKEQASTKLEDDNVVGYSPSEKLVSSENGLALDEKRAEEMKALFSTAESAMEAWTMLATSLGHSTFIKSEFEKICFLDNASTDTQVAIWRDIARRRLVVAFRGTEQTQWKDLITDLMLVPAGLNPERIGGDFKQEVQVHSGFLSAYDSVRTRIISLIKLAIGYIDDLAEPPFKWHVYVTGHSLGGALATLLALELSSSQLAKHGAISVTMYNFGSPRVGNKKFAENYNEKVKDSWRVVNHRDIIPTVPRLMGYCHVAQPVYLAAGDLRNAMENMELSGDGYQGDVLGESTPDVLVIEFMKGEKELIDKILQTEINIFRSIRDGSALMQHMEDFYYISLLEYVRSNYQPVASLRSDQQDSLSIS
- the LOC142624625 gene encoding uncharacterized protein LOC142624625 isoform X2, with translation MQLDGHVVKSKVKWGKKEPTWNEEFSFNIKQPPTKLLQVAVWDANLVTPHKRMGNAGISLDCLCDGNLHEVMVELEGIGGGGKVQLEVKYKSFDEIEEDKKWWRVPFVMEFLRKNGFESALKMVVGTESVQARQFVKYAFGQLKAFNDANLWKGQFPNDDKYDTDMPSPMDEDLEASSSDTGSDKEREIEDFHVDNGGMENGHPFEPLEPVVNSEQSDKIFWKSLTDVINQNVVQKLGLSVPEKLNWEGFDLLNRIGSQSQKIAEAGYVESGLATPESLDGEIDKMSGSGISSDKSSIPDMKKITQDIMGQTDSVLGALMLLNTTFSQLKDGNSVGKDETKEQASTKLEDDNVVGYSPSEKLVSSENGLALDEKRAEEMKALFSTAESAMEAWTMLATSLGHSTFIKSEFEKICFLDNASTDTQVAIWRDIARRRLVVAFRGTEQTQWKDLITDLMLVPAGLNPERIGGDFKQEVQVHSGFLSAYDSVRTRIISLIKLAIGYIDDLAEPPFKWHVYVTGHSLGGALATLLALELSSSQLAKHGAISVTMYNFGSPRVGNKKFAENYNEKVKDSWRVVNHRDIIPTVPRLMGYCHVAQPVYLAAGDLRNAMENMELSGDGYQGDVLGESTPDVLVIEFMKGEKELIDKILQTEINIFRSIRDGSALMQHMEDFYYISLLEYVRSNYQPVASLRSDQQDSLSIS
- the LOC142624625 gene encoding uncharacterized protein LOC142624625 isoform X3 produces the protein MATPTHLQFHHCVSSSLSAKLPTYLRNPNLTPRFSSPFPRKVRVLTFREKFRGRDRVYCPICCFRKNNSEIETISVDENENERPPFDHNLAVVLAGFAFEAYTSPPENVGRCEVDSAGCKAVYLSESFVREIYDGQLFIKLKKGLDLPAMDPWGTSDPYVVMQLDGHVVKSKVKWGKKEPTWNEEFSFNIKQPPTKLLQVAVWDANLVTPHKRMGNAGISLDCLCDGNLHEVMVELEGIGGGGKVQLEVKYKSFDEIEEDKKWWRVPFVMEFLRKNGFESALKMVVGTESVQARQFVKYAFGQLKAFNDANLWKGQFPNDDKYDTDMPSPMDEDLEASSSDTGSDKEREIEDFHVDNGGMENGHPFEPLEPVVNSEQSDKIFWKSLTDVINQNVVQKLGLSVPEKLNWEGFDLLNRIGSQSQKIAEAGYVESGLATPESLDGEIDKMSGSGISSDKSSIPDMKKITQDIMGQTDSVLGALMLLNTTFSQLKDGNSVGKDETKEQASTKLEDDNVVGYSPSEKLVSSENGLALDEKRAEEMKALFSTAESAMEAWTMLATSLGHSTFIKSEFEKICFLDNASTDTQVAIWRDIARRRLVVAFRGTEQTQWKDLITDLMLVPAGLNPERIGGDFKQEVQVHSGFLSAYDSVRTRIISLIKLAIGYIDDLAEPPFKWHVYVTGHSLGGALATLLALELSSSQLAK